Below is a window of Phoenix dactylifera cultivar Barhee BC4 chromosome 7, palm_55x_up_171113_PBpolish2nd_filt_p, whole genome shotgun sequence DNA.
tttttttttctaaaagtatttttaagCCATCAAACTTTatggataatattttttttatgaacggtataataggtattttatatatattttttttaggaaAGTAAATGTTCAATCAAACATAAGTACTTTTTGAAAGTGCCATTTTTTAATGATCAAGTgaggaagtttttttttctgtgaACCCAAATTTTAAGAAGATGCCGCATTGGTGCAAGAGTTTAACAATGTTGAGCTAACATCAAATAAGTGATGGCTATCCAAACATGTTATCGGTAATCCATGTTCTCAAATTGGGAGACATATATTCATCAATACAGCTCGAAATATTTTGTAGTCGTTGCGGAGATATTGTTGCTTCTGTGCCGTAAGAATCACCAAATATCTAGTTTCAGGGCCAGTGGGACAATTTTTTGGCTGGTTGTTGTCACATCACGTCGCACAATAATCCTTAAGGTGAACTATTGGGCGCGACTGTAGATTACCTGAGAATATGACTGCCTTGAATGGAATGCCAACAGAGGactggtgggggggggggggggggggggtcaatTTATTAAAGGAATCAGATGCTGAagctcaacttgaattgcatgtgGGGATGTTTTATGCTTCCTCCTCTACGCATGGATTGATATACTTgacaagatgaggacttggcaAGAAAAAACGACTGTGATGGGGTGGTTGGATACGCAATTCAGTGTCAAGAGAGAGTTTTCTTAATCCTCATTCCAGTTCCAGGAGAGGCATTTCAGATGATTGATATTTCAGCCAAGGATAGCACCCGGGTCCTTAACATTTCTTCGCGTTACAAAGGTAAGTCCTGTTGTGGGTCTTGACGCAATGTCTGTGAGTCTTATCATATTCATGACAAGGAGGAAAGTATTGAGACTATCAGTCGATCATGATGATTTAAAGTTTTGGTGTTTTCTTGTGGGAGATGTTGACAGGCGATGAGTAACATTTCGTTCTAAAGCATCATCACTGTATCTGTGGTCCTCTTCAGTGGAGTTGCTTCGCAAGATAAACCGAGAAAGAAGGGGGGTGGTGGGGCCTCACAGGCCAAACAAAGGAAGGCAAAAACTTCCAAAAACCAGGTCTATGGTACAATGGGGGTTGGGGCAGTTTGGTGTTTTGCTGCCTCGAGTGGGATACGAGGGCCTCACATCACCCTCTTCCCCACCCACGTAAACGGATGCAAGAGAACAAAAAGAAGGGGGTGCAAGGGCACTTTTATCTCTTTTGGACCCTAGTGGGTGTGGGACACCAAAAGGGATGAGGTCGCCAGGTGATTTATCGGAGGTTCTGCCATCTTCGAAGGGTGCTGTGCCCTCAAAAtggttaattttattttttcttctttactcAGCTGATCAATTTGTGGCACTCTGTGACAGATCTCTGTTGTCCATCTGCCTGCTCTATTCCGTGTTCTCTTTGAGTGACTTGCCGTCAAatgattaaaatttattatttttttaattattttttttgctgaaaataatttttttttataattcgaGTACGAATACaactaataaaattaaaaaataacaagTTTTCAAGTGCTCTCGGTAGCTCCCCCCTCCAGCTCCTAAGATGCCTCCAAGAGATGAAGAGGGGCACCCCTTTTTGGTCCATTAGCCATCCCGATTATTCACAACGAGACTTCTTTATGTTCCCTATGAGCATCTTCaacttttatttttgtaattggaAATGGCTCGGTTGCACCACAGCCTTACCATCTTGACAACGTTCGATGTACTTTGTTCTGCAAGAAATTTGCAGTTATTCTTTTGAATTCGCTGTGACACATTTGTATCTTGTCAGCGGTCAACTGCGTTTAAATTTGTAACTCCATTACTCGTGGAAGCCAAACTAAACTCTGGTTGCGGGGTTACTGTAGGACCCGTGTCCTTCAACTTGAGATAGCGAGAGAGCAAGCCTGCGGGCTCCCTAATCATCAATCAAGCTTCACGAGGTGGTAGGAATCTTGTCAGAGAAACTCCTGTAAGTGATATTCCACAGCTTTGATAAAATATAACTGGTGTCACAGAAAGGTAATCTACAATGCTATTCTCTCTACTCTTTAACCTGCAAAACTAAAGGCAGGTTAACTATGCAATATTTCATTGTATAATGAACCACCATCTCCCAGATTAAGTGTATTTTTTAATGAGGATCTTTTCCATATACCTCCTTTGATTATGTGTATAACAGCTACATATGATCTCGTCCGCCACAAACAAATGTTTGAAAAGTGGCTGATGAAGTATAAGAGTAAGATTTGCTCTCTAGATTTCAAAGTCGAGAATGAGGGATGAGATGGCAACAGATCCCTGCAATTATCAAGAAATAATAAACATTTGTCGAAAGAAATGGAGGAGTATTACAAACAACATGCTTGGATCCGGTAGAAGGCAAACGTGTCTTCCAAACGTGCGCACAGCAAACGTgtcttccaaattttttttgaaatacccACTAAAAGTTATTCCTAATTACAACAAGCGTCCCCCACTGATGAAACCCGGCTCCGCACGGCACGGCCCCTCTTCCATTATGTACAACCCCAATACCGAGAGAAGGTCCACCGTTTTATTTTAAAAAGGAAGGTTAAAAAAGAACAGGTAGCCACCTAACGGTAACCGTCAGAATTCCGCCAGCGACACTGACGACGAGAACGGCGACGGCGCCGCCGGCGAGGTCTGCTTCCGCCGGATCCGCTTGAAGTAGGTCTGGATGTCGAAGCACCTGACGGCAGCGGCGGTCTCGTCAGAGAAAGGCGCGAGCACCTCCTCCTCCAGGTCCTCTAGTGGCGGGAGGAAGGGGGGGCGGTTGACGTCGGCGAGAAGATCCCACTGGACTCCCTGGAAGAACGCGTGGGCCTTGACCTCCTCCGCCCCGCCGGCGTACCCGAGTCGCCGGGTGGGGTCTTTGGCTAGGAGACGCGAGATGAGGTCGATGAGGTCGGTGCGCTGCCGTCCGGCGAACTCCGGCTGGCGGGTGAGGACGTTTCGGAAGGTCTCCTTCCGGTTGCGGCCGCGGAAGGGGGTTCTGCCGTAGGCCATCTCGTAGGTGAGGATGCCGAGCGCCCACCAGTCGACGGCGAACTCGTGGCCGTCGCCGCGGACGACCTCGGGGGAGACGTACTCCTCGGTGCCGACGAACGAGTGGGAGCGCTCGCACGCGGCGCTGGCGACAGGGCCGGAGATGCTGGGGCGGCGGCGGCTGACGGGGGAGACGCGGGCGGACTTGGCCTTTCTGAGCTGCTGCTGGAGGTGGACGCTGATGTCGGGGGAACCGCCGCCGGAGCTGGCGTGGCCACCGAACAAGATCCGGGTGAGGTTGCGGCGTCGGCGGTGGTTGTTAGGTGGCGAAGGGAGGGAGGTGGGATTGATATAAGGGACATTGAAGGCGGGGGAGGAGAAGGGGGAAGGGAGGGGTTTGGGGGCGAGGTGGCGGGAAAGGTCGAAGTCGGTGAGGGTGACGTGGCCGGAGGCCTGGAGGAGGACGTTCTCGGGCTTGAGGTCGCGGTAGACGATGCTGAGGGAGTGGAGGTGGGCGAGGGCGGAGACGATCTCGGAGAGGTAGAAGCGGATGGCGGCGGGGGAGAAGATGCGGTCGGAGAGAGAGTAGCGGAGGGCGTTGAGGTCGCCGCCGGGGCAGAAGGGGACGGCCCAGGCCAACAAATCCGGGGTCTCCAAGGAACCCAACAGCGAGGGGAGGAAAGGGTGGGGGGCCAGGCGGGAGAGGACGGAGAGCTCCCAGCGGGCGCGGCGGTCGGCGTCGGGCTTGGCGGTGGGGGAGTGCTTCTCCACCACCTTGAGGGCGAACACCGGCGGCCGTGAAGGGTGGGCCGACGGGTCGATGACCAGGAACACGGTGCCCATCGCCCCCCTCCCCAGGACCCGAACCGCACTCAGCTTGTCCAGGTCCAGCTCCATATCACATTAATGTGATCAATCTCGTTCAATTCCTCTTATATTGTACCTGAGTGTATTTATAGTTGTGTCTCCGGGGAGGAGGAGGGTGAGGTttctcgagagagagagagaggtgtccTTCCCGGGAGAAGGAATTTAGGAGGGAGACCaggtggagggggagggagaaaaATATGGCGATTTGGCTTTGGTGGAgtgacttatatatatatatatatatattcttttcaggatttatctttttctctgtgtcttaaaaataattaagagTTGATCATTTGTTTATGTAGTCTAGCATTCACTGTTTAATTATTTAGCCTCCTCTTGCTTTTATTAGCAGGAAGTCTTGCTTTATTTAGGTGGAATCCAAGGTCTCAGGGGGAAGTTACGGTAAATACTTACTTGggtgatttatttttttggcaCGTGAGAAAGGTTGAGGGCGAAATGTTTGGCCTGCGAAAGTGAGAAAGGAAACTTTAACTTTATAAAAGGGAAATTGGGTTCAACTGTTCAAGTAGGAACGGAATGAGTTGGGTAGGCGTGTTCCATGCTTGACTCGTAGGAGGGATGGTAAAGATAAAGTTAAATAAAACGAGTTGAATGTGCTGGattagataatttttttttttttttaagaaggaAGATTTGTGAAGAGTTATATATATCTAGATCTGGTACTGAATGGATTTTACCATTTCCTACATCCGTCTCAAATGTGCTGTGGGTCGGATAAAACCCGTACATTAGAGTCGGGTCGGATTAGATATCCGATGAATTAGAGTGAAATATCATATGTAGGTTCGAGCATTACTTGCTAAAATAAAAAAGTAACATATAACTAGCTTGAGCAAATATTTTTGTTTAAAGATATAGATCATCACAAAAATGATGAGTTTTTTGGATTGCGACATCATCTAATTTTTGTGGAATAGAGAAAATATATGGCCCCACGAGGCAAGGGAACATGGAGAAGtttgaaatcaaatgatttagaaaagcgaaaaaaaaaatgttggttcAAGTTTGCATGCTAAATTAAAAGCAAGCAAACAGCAATCAAGCTTGGTCATCTCCTGTGATCTCCAAACCAAATCCAACAGAAAAGAGCGACCAGGCTCGACACCAATGCCCTACAATAGAGTTATAAAATCCTTTCATGTAGGTGTTCTAATGTTTATTTTATGGTGGCGGCAATGCCCATATGTATTTAATATATTTGCCCACTTGTTTAATGCTTCATAATATTTTTAGGATTAGTCAATAACTAAGGGGATTAGAGCTAGAAGAGAGGTAGGATCGGCACGTGTGGGGACGAATTTGGTACATATAAATTTGGGATGGTTTGGTTGGATGGGCCGGGTGGGACAAAATAAGATAAGAAGCTCGGTCCCCATGCGTGCCCGACTCTTCAGCTTGTTCCTCAGCGGGGGCCAAACAAATCTCTCTAGATAGAGATAGAATCCATAAAGCTTCTTGATTGGAATCATTGCAGCCTTAAGTGAATGTGTCCTTGGTCGATCGATTTGGCTTTCACCTTTTCACATGTAATGCGAATCCAAGCCGAACCTGCAAGCACTAGTAGGGAACGAGAGAATGCAATTCTATGAAAAAGTAGAGAATAAACTACAAGAATGGTTGATAATAGATGATAAAGGAATGATTAGTTGATGCTCACTAATTAAAGTATTTCCTCAAGGATGGTGATTATCCCACGAGGTTCGGATGTCTATTTCCACGAGGTATTCCTTGAGGACCATAGCTTGAAATACAAGAAAAAAGCATGGTTTGTATGATTGTTTCAGAAAGGAATTTGAAAGAACTTAACTAATGTAATCTGACCCTGAAAGAACAAGAT
It encodes the following:
- the LOC120111341 gene encoding serine/threonine-protein kinase UCN-like — encoded protein: MELDLDKLSAVRVLGRGAMGTVFLVIDPSAHPSRPPVFALKVVEKHSPTAKPDADRRARWELSVLSRLAPHPFLPSLLGSLETPDLLAWAVPFCPGGDLNALRYSLSDRIFSPAAIRFYLSEIVSALAHLHSLSIVYRDLKPENVLLQASGHVTLTDFDLSRHLAPKPLPSPFSSPAFNVPYINPTSLPSPPNNHRRRRNLTRILFGGHASSGGGSPDISVHLQQQLRKAKSARVSPVSRRRPSISGPVASAACERSHSFVGTEEYVSPEVVRGDGHEFAVDWWALGILTYEMAYGRTPFRGRNRKETFRNVLTRQPEFAGRQRTDLIDLISRLLAKDPTRRLGYAGGAEEVKAHAFFQGVQWDLLADVNRPPFLPPLEDLEEEVLAPFSDETAAAVRCFDIQTYFKRIRRKQTSPAAPSPFSSSVSLAEF